In the Mytilus galloprovincialis chromosome 10, xbMytGall1.hap1.1, whole genome shotgun sequence genome, one interval contains:
- the LOC143048019 gene encoding 3 beta-hydroxysteroid dehydrogenase/Delta 5-->4-isomerase type 2-like, which yields MENRTNMDIITVTGGSGFLGQHIVKMLQERTNYVSEIRVLDLVQHKNLLSYEENVPVSMHQGSITDINTITEAIKGSQSVIHVAGLISFGTFPNTPAMEAINVQGTQNIIKSCLDTNVERLVFCSTVDVVIGHDAINNGDETTPVPKTFLFPGYPESKYRAECLVHKASGQKCKNGRYLKTAILRANVMYGELDPYYVTNGLQSAKTNKNVLYQVGNGTAKFQQTYVGNSAWAFICADKSLRENKINSGEVFFIPDNTPVQNTFRFMRIFLETRHLQLSKYKIPYSLVYYPVLILEWILYILAPIHKVSLPVVSCSIKYINMNLYFSGRKAREQLGYEPVYTPEESISRSLKYYASVKLK from the exons ATGGAAAACAGAACCAATATGGACATCATAACTGTGACGGGTGGATCCGGATTCTTGGGGCAACACATAGTCAAGATGTTGCAGGAAAGAACAAATTACGTGTCAGAAATCAGAGTACTAGATTTAGTTCAGCATAAAAACCTACTAA GCTATGAGGAAAATGTACCAGTCAGCATGCACCAAGGGAGTATCACAGATATAAACACTATCACTGAAGCTATCAAAGGTAGTCAGAGTGTGATACATGTAGCTGGACTTATAAGCTTTGGTACATTCCCAAACACTCCTGCAATGGAAGCAATCAACGTACAAG GTACTCAAAATATCATCAAAAGCTGTCTAGATACTAATGTTGAACGTTTAGTGTTCTGTAGTACTGTAGATGTAGTGATAGGTCACGATGCCATAAACAATGGAGATGAAACAACACCCGTCCCGAAAACATTTCTTTTCCCGGGATATCCAGAGTCCAAGTATAGAGCAGAATGTCTTGTTCACAAAGCCAGTggacaaaaatgtaaaaacg GAAGATATTTAAAGACTGCTATTTTAAGAGCCAATGTCATGTATGGTGAGTTAGACCCATACTATGTCACAAATGGACTTCAATCagcaaaaacaaacaagaatgttcTTTACCAAGTGGGAAATGGAACTGCAAAATTTCAACAGACTTATGTCGGAAATTCAGCATGGGCATTTATCTGTGCTGACAAATCTTTGagagaaaataaaatcaatagtgGAGAAGTTTTCTTTATACCTGACAACACACCTGTTCAGAATACCTTTAGATTCATGAGAATCTTCTTAGAGACGAGACATCTGCAACTGTCAAAGTACAAAATTCCATACTCTTTAGTGTACTATCCTGTATTGATATTGGAATGGATATTATACATATTAGCACCTATACACAAAGTCAGTCTACCTGTTGTTAGTTGCAGTATTAAGTACATAAACATGAATCTATATTTCAGTGGGAGGAAAGCTCGAGAACAATTAGGGTATGAACCTGTTTATACTCCGGAGGAAAGTATTTCGAGAAGTCTCAAGTACTATGCTTCTgtcaaattaaaatga